From the genome of Muricauda sp. SCSIO 64092, one region includes:
- the gap gene encoding type I glyceraldehyde-3-phosphate dehydrogenase, which yields MKKVNIGINGFGRIGRTLFRLLANHPQIQVVVINDIADAHTLSHLLKYDSIHGIFSSEIKPVGNSILFQGNPIPVLNGTHPREIPWSDHDVDIVVEASGKFKTREELEFHLKNGAKKVILSVPPLDDSIKMIVYGVNEHLLESEDSIISNASCTTNNAAPMIKVIKELCGIDQAYITTVHSYTSDQSLHDQPHKDLRRARAASQSIIPTTTGAAKALTKIFPDLSNVIGGCGIRVPVPNGSLTDITFNVQREISISEINHAFSQISQSDLKNVLFYCEEPIVSVDINNSCYSCTFDSQMTSVIGKMVKVIGWYDNETGYCSRLIDIISLLIRNKYV from the coding sequence ATGAAGAAGGTCAACATTGGCATTAATGGTTTTGGAAGGATTGGCAGGACCTTATTCCGCCTTTTGGCAAATCATCCACAGATACAAGTTGTGGTCATTAATGACATTGCCGACGCCCATACGCTTTCCCACTTGCTGAAGTACGATAGCATCCATGGCATTTTTTCTTCGGAAATCAAGCCAGTGGGCAATTCCATTTTGTTCCAGGGAAACCCTATCCCCGTACTCAACGGTACCCACCCCAGGGAAATCCCCTGGTCCGATCATGATGTTGATATTGTTGTGGAGGCGTCCGGGAAATTTAAAACAAGGGAGGAGTTGGAATTTCATCTCAAGAACGGGGCAAAAAAGGTTATACTGTCCGTGCCGCCTTTGGACGATTCCATAAAAATGATCGTTTATGGCGTAAATGAGCACCTATTGGAATCGGAGGATTCCATAATTTCCAATGCTTCATGTACTACGAACAATGCCGCACCCATGATCAAAGTGATCAAAGAACTATGTGGTATTGATCAAGCGTATATCACCACTGTACATTCATACACCTCGGATCAGAGTTTACATGACCAACCGCATAAGGATTTACGCAGGGCCCGGGCGGCCAGTCAGTCCATAATACCCACCACCACCGGAGCGGCCAAGGCACTGACCAAAATATTTCCGGATTTATCCAATGTAATAGGAGGTTGTGGTATTCGGGTTCCCGTTCCCAATGGTTCGTTGACAGACATTACTTTCAATGTTCAAAGGGAAATCTCAATTTCGGAAATCAACCATGCTTTTAGCCAAATTTCACAAAGTGACCTAAAAAACGTACTTTTCTATTGTGAAGAACCCATAGTTTCCGTTGATATAAACAATAGTTGCTATTCTTGTACGTTTGATTCCCAGATGACTTCCGTAATTGGTAAAATGGTAAAAGTCATAGGATGGTACGACAATGAAACTGGATACTGTTCAAGATTAATTGATATAATATCATTGCTTATAAGGAACAAATACGTTTAA
- a CDS encoding ATP-binding protein, producing MLKHFHKTSIISVYVFVMLLSAPWIMAQGSIGSKDSLEYYYGQALTFRHQNKISMAMEALDKAAKLSEEKEDIKALLDTFHKMALLYLELDNRETTIFYWDRAGVLLKDIEYPYGEAVHKFIDGTLLYRSGNNFQALSLLDEAKKLTNDKNLLNNMLLAEANIFLNIEKFDNASTNYYALLVNSDEFERAYLATLANLGLATMYDKQGKYGDSAKHAESALQLAQQNSFFREVLTANDFLARTYEKIGDYEKSLGYNKNLTQIKDSLFGIEKVKLEAKTANKIRFDQQSKTIGDLQAKNEELSASANRSEITAILTSAFLTIISILAVSLYRNNQIKLKTNDLLQTKNTELEQARDAAVSAMEAKSNFLSTVTHELRTPLYAVTGLTHLLLDENPAEHQKEHLKSLKFSGDYLLNFINDILQINKIDADKLEPLNIEFKLKKVLTDVIDSLQQNAKENDIKVVLDYDNNIPLNLLGDPLKISQVFMNLVGNALKFTKGGQVSVLARLKERSEDNATIHFEVSDNGIGISEQQQKNIFDSFEQGSIQINREYGGTGLGLTIVKSLLGLFKSSIHLKSKLGEGSTFYFELDLKVDETASLDEIPFELTVEDFEFEGLHILVVEDNKINQVITKKMLAKKGITCDIANNGNEAIDAAKNNEYACILMDIHMPGISGTEATVQIRKFNPDIPIIALTAISMEDSLDEFYAAGCNAVVTKPFKPEVFYQKIGENVFKTNLSDKV from the coding sequence ATGTTGAAGCATTTTCACAAGACCAGTATTATCTCTGTGTATGTTTTCGTAATGCTTTTGTCCGCACCTTGGATAATGGCACAGGGAAGTATTGGTTCTAAGGACTCCTTGGAATACTATTATGGGCAAGCATTGACATTTAGGCATCAGAACAAGATTTCCATGGCCATGGAGGCTTTGGACAAAGCGGCAAAGCTATCTGAAGAAAAGGAGGACATTAAAGCCCTGTTGGACACTTTCCACAAAATGGCACTTCTTTACTTGGAATTGGACAATAGGGAAACCACCATTTTTTATTGGGACCGGGCAGGAGTTTTATTAAAGGATATCGAATATCCTTATGGCGAAGCGGTCCATAAGTTTATTGATGGTACACTCTTATATCGCTCCGGAAACAACTTCCAGGCATTGAGCCTTCTGGACGAAGCCAAAAAATTGACCAATGACAAGAATCTTCTCAACAATATGCTTCTTGCCGAAGCCAATATCTTTTTGAATATTGAAAAATTCGACAACGCCTCTACCAACTATTATGCGCTTTTGGTCAACTCGGATGAATTTGAAAGGGCATATCTGGCCACTCTGGCGAATTTAGGTCTCGCTACCATGTATGACAAACAGGGTAAATATGGCGACAGTGCCAAACATGCCGAATCTGCCCTACAATTGGCCCAACAGAACAGTTTCTTTCGAGAGGTTTTAACGGCCAATGATTTTCTTGCCCGGACTTATGAAAAAATAGGGGATTATGAAAAATCCCTCGGTTACAACAAAAACCTAACACAGATCAAGGATTCCCTATTCGGTATCGAAAAGGTAAAGTTGGAAGCAAAAACGGCCAATAAAATAAGGTTCGATCAACAATCCAAGACCATAGGCGACCTACAGGCAAAAAATGAGGAGCTCAGTGCTTCGGCCAACCGTTCGGAAATCACGGCAATCCTGACCTCTGCGTTTTTGACCATTATTTCCATTTTGGCAGTTTCCCTGTATAGAAACAATCAAATAAAACTCAAGACCAATGACCTCCTCCAAACCAAAAATACGGAGTTGGAGCAGGCCAGGGATGCAGCAGTATCCGCCATGGAAGCCAAAAGTAACTTTCTCTCCACCGTTACCCACGAGTTGAGAACGCCACTTTACGCAGTGACCGGCCTAACCCATCTTTTGTTGGATGAAAACCCCGCAGAACATCAAAAAGAGCACTTAAAATCCCTTAAGTTCTCCGGAGACTACCTGCTGAATTTCATCAACGACATATTGCAGATCAATAAAATCGACGCTGATAAACTGGAACCTTTGAATATTGAATTCAAACTTAAAAAAGTACTTACCGACGTTATTGACTCTTTACAGCAAAATGCCAAGGAAAATGATATTAAGGTAGTGCTGGATTATGACAATAATATCCCTTTAAACCTTTTGGGCGACCCCCTAAAGATTTCCCAGGTTTTCATGAATCTGGTCGGCAATGCACTAAAATTTACCAAAGGGGGGCAAGTGAGCGTCCTGGCAAGATTAAAGGAGAGAAGTGAGGACAATGCCACAATACATTTTGAAGTTTCCGATAACGGAATAGGCATATCCGAACAGCAGCAGAAAAACATTTTTGACAGTTTTGAACAGGGCTCCATACAAATAAATCGCGAATATGGGGGCACTGGTCTAGGACTGACCATTGTAAAAAGTCTTTTGGGGCTCTTTAAAAGTAGCATTCACTTAAAAAGTAAACTTGGCGAAGGAAGCACGTTTTATTTTGAATTGGATCTAAAAGTGGACGAGACCGCTTCCCTGGATGAGATTCCTTTTGAACTGACCGTTGAGGATTTTGAGTTTGAAGGATTACATATATTGGTTGTTGAGGACAACAAAATAAACCAGGTCATTACCAAGAAGATGTTGGCCAAAAAAGGAATTACCTGTGATATTGCCAACAATGGTAACGAAGCCATTGATGCGGCCAAGAACAACGAATATGCCTGTATCTTAATGGATATCCACATGCCGGGAATAAGTGGTACCGAGGCAACCGTTCAAATCAGGAAATTCAATCCGGATATTCCAATTATTGCGCTTACTGCAATTTCCATGGAAGACAGTTTGGACGAATTTTATGCTGCAGGTTGTAACGCCGTGGTGACCAAACCTTTTAAACCGGAAGTCTTTTATCAAAAAATAGGTGAAAACGTTTTTAAAACCAATCTTAGCGATAAAGTGTAA
- the lpxK gene encoding tetraacyldisaccharide 4'-kinase: MAWPISLIYGSVVRVRNWLYDVHFFNSRSFGTPTLCVGNLSVGGTGKTPMIEFLISRLQDTKRLAVLSRGYKRKSKGFQMANADSTVESIGDEPLQIHKKFPNVTVAVDGNRCNGMASLEKLIKPDLVLLDDAFQHRRVTPTFSILLTTYANPIFKDWYLPTGSLRDSKYAAGRAEVIIVTKCPHILDKKEMDWFATRLQKRKNQTILFATLRYDPVLYGKESSIKLSDLKDMEFTLVTGIATPDPLVNHLKENDLVFEHLEFNDHHSFSSLEIDRLSKKGLIVTTEKDYTRLEGKMENLYFVRIEHHFLDQGEKRLMQLIDSELTLYR, from the coding sequence ATGGCTTGGCCTATTTCACTCATTTATGGCAGTGTGGTCCGTGTTAGAAATTGGCTTTATGATGTCCACTTTTTCAACTCCCGATCATTTGGTACTCCAACTTTGTGTGTGGGGAACCTAAGTGTTGGTGGCACGGGAAAGACCCCGATGATCGAGTTTTTGATCTCAAGGTTGCAGGATACGAAAAGGTTGGCGGTCCTGAGTAGGGGGTATAAACGAAAATCAAAAGGGTTCCAAATGGCCAATGCGGATTCAACGGTTGAATCAATCGGTGACGAACCTCTTCAAATACACAAAAAGTTCCCTAATGTAACGGTTGCGGTTGATGGGAATAGGTGCAATGGAATGGCATCTTTGGAAAAGCTTATAAAACCGGATTTGGTTCTTTTGGATGATGCTTTTCAGCATCGTAGGGTCACCCCGACTTTTTCCATCCTCTTGACCACCTATGCCAACCCAATATTCAAGGATTGGTATTTGCCAACTGGAAGTCTTAGGGATTCAAAATATGCAGCGGGTAGGGCAGAGGTGATCATTGTGACAAAATGTCCCCATATTTTGGACAAAAAAGAGATGGACTGGTTTGCAACGCGATTGCAAAAGCGGAAAAACCAAACCATATTGTTCGCTACGCTACGGTACGATCCTGTACTTTATGGCAAGGAATCAAGTATTAAGCTTAGTGATCTAAAGGATATGGAATTCACTTTGGTGACCGGAATTGCAACTCCCGACCCTTTGGTAAATCACCTTAAGGAAAACGATCTGGTGTTTGAACATCTTGAATTTAATGACCACCATTCTTTTAGTTCTTTGGAAATTGATAGGTTGTCCAAGAAGGGTTTGATCGTTACCACGGAAAAGGACTATACGAGATTGGAGGGAAAAATGGAAAACCTATATTTTGTTAGGATTGAACATCATTTCCTTGATCAAGGGGAAAAAAGGCTCATGCAACTCATAGATTCCGAGCTTACACTTTATCGCTAA
- a CDS encoding Nif3-like dinuclear metal center hexameric protein: MTVAEVGKLLDTLAPLHYAEDFDNVGLLVGNPDSKITGILVTLDTLEEVIDEALQNNCNLVVSFHPIIFGGLKKLVGKTYVERVVIKAITHNIAIFSPHTALDNSILGVNHKICEVLGIQSPKILMPKKGTIKKLTTYVPKDAAPTLRNALFAAGAGNIGNYSNCSFSTEGIGSFNPGANSNPTIGSKGNTHFEEEIQVNITFGSAMEQNVLDALFKNHPYEEVAYEVSTLDNGNQNIGMGMIGSLQKPMEEEDFLRSVKAKMGTPVVKHSKLLGKKIKKVAVLGGSGAFAIKAAKNAGADMYITSDIKYHQFFEAEDQLVIADIGHFETEQFTKNLLVDFLKEKIPNFAVTLSESITNPIKYF; encoded by the coding sequence ATGACAGTAGCAGAGGTGGGAAAGCTGTTGGACACATTGGCTCCCTTACATTATGCGGAGGATTTTGACAATGTTGGGTTATTGGTAGGAAATCCGGATTCGAAAATTACCGGGATTTTAGTGACTTTGGACACCTTGGAAGAAGTAATTGATGAGGCGCTACAGAACAATTGCAACCTCGTGGTCAGTTTTCATCCCATTATTTTTGGAGGTTTAAAAAAGCTGGTGGGCAAAACCTATGTGGAACGGGTTGTCATAAAAGCCATAACCCACAATATAGCTATTTTCAGCCCCCATACCGCATTGGATAACAGTATCCTGGGCGTTAACCATAAAATATGTGAGGTTTTGGGCATTCAAAGCCCAAAAATCCTCATGCCCAAAAAAGGGACCATAAAAAAGTTGACCACTTATGTACCCAAGGATGCTGCGCCTACCCTAAGAAATGCGCTTTTTGCAGCTGGCGCCGGCAACATCGGAAATTATAGCAATTGTAGCTTTAGCACCGAAGGAATAGGGAGTTTCAATCCCGGGGCGAATAGTAATCCCACAATTGGCAGTAAAGGGAATACCCATTTTGAGGAAGAAATACAGGTAAACATCACTTTTGGATCCGCTATGGAACAAAATGTATTGGATGCCCTCTTTAAAAATCACCCTTACGAAGAAGTGGCCTATGAAGTCTCAACCTTGGATAATGGCAATCAGAATATCGGTATGGGAATGATAGGCTCTTTACAGAAACCCATGGAAGAAGAGGACTTTTTACGATCCGTAAAGGCAAAAATGGGTACACCCGTAGTGAAACATAGTAAGTTACTGGGTAAAAAGATAAAAAAGGTGGCCGTCTTGGGAGGTAGTGGAGCGTTTGCCATAAAAGCGGCCAAAAACGCTGGCGCCGATATGTACATTACTTCGGACATAAAATACCATCAATTTTTTGAAGCAGAAGACCAATTGGTCATTGCCGATATTGGACACTTTGAAACAGAGCAGTTTACAAAAAATCTTTTGGTCGATTTTCTTAAGGAAAAAATTCCTAATTTTGCCGTCACTTTATCGGAAAGTATTACTAATCCCATCAAGTATTTTTAA
- a CDS encoding zinc ribbon domain-containing protein, whose product MATKKEITVEEKLRALYDLQLIDSRVDEIRNVRGELPLEVEDLEDEVLGLKTRIDKLKSDVETINFEITAKKNLIEESKALIKKYNEQQKNVRNSREFNSLSKEVEFQELEIQLAEKHIKEFKGQIEQKKEVISQTKGNLTERETHLKHKKGELDAIMSETEKEESALLKKSEEFEEKIEERLVKAYKRIRSSVKNGLAVVPVERGASGGSFFTIPPQVQVEIASRKKIITDEHSGRILVDPTLAEEESEKMKKIFSSIS is encoded by the coding sequence ATGGCTACAAAGAAAGAAATAACCGTGGAAGAAAAATTAAGGGCGTTGTATGACCTTCAATTAATAGATTCCAGGGTTGACGAGATACGAAATGTAAGGGGTGAACTTCCCTTGGAAGTTGAGGATTTGGAAGACGAAGTATTGGGACTTAAGACTCGTATAGACAAATTGAAGTCAGATGTAGAGACCATAAACTTTGAAATCACTGCCAAAAAGAATCTTATTGAGGAGTCCAAGGCGTTAATTAAAAAATACAACGAGCAGCAAAAAAATGTCCGTAACAGCAGGGAATTCAATTCCTTGAGCAAAGAGGTGGAATTTCAGGAATTGGAAATCCAACTGGCGGAAAAACACATAAAAGAGTTCAAAGGACAAATAGAACAGAAAAAAGAGGTGATTTCCCAAACCAAGGGAAACCTTACGGAAAGGGAAACGCACCTAAAACACAAAAAAGGGGAGTTGGACGCCATTATGTCCGAAACGGAAAAGGAAGAGTCCGCACTATTGAAAAAATCTGAGGAATTCGAGGAAAAAATTGAGGAGAGATTGGTGAAGGCCTATAAGAGAATACGAAGCAGTGTTAAAAACGGTTTGGCCGTAGTACCCGTGGAAAGGGGAGCTTCTGGTGGTTCGTTCTTTACCATTCCCCCACAAGTCCAGGTTGAAATTGCTTCCCGAAAAAAAATCATCACGGATGAACACAGTGGTAGAATCCTGGTGGATCCCACCCTTGCGGAGGAAGAGTCTGAAAAAATGAAGAAAATTTTTTCGTCAATTAGCTAA
- a CDS encoding DUF4174 domain-containing protein: MKYLWIFLFLSIGLLQAQNLDKYLWKNRVILLFESNRHKSDYQEQLEVLQLESEELLERDIVTVTPKNGEKPLFLENLGLENDFYGLVLLGKDGGIKLKEEFVVKPQIIFRLIDAMPMRRAEMRKKNRPN; the protein is encoded by the coding sequence ATGAAATACCTATGGATTTTTCTGTTCTTGTCCATTGGGCTCCTCCAAGCCCAAAATCTGGATAAGTACCTTTGGAAAAACAGGGTTATCCTTCTTTTTGAAAGTAATCGGCACAAATCAGATTACCAAGAACAACTGGAGGTATTACAATTGGAGTCCGAGGAATTGTTGGAGCGTGATATTGTTACAGTTACCCCTAAAAATGGGGAAAAACCCCTGTTTTTGGAAAACCTGGGTTTGGAGAATGACTTTTATGGACTTGTACTGCTCGGAAAGGACGGAGGAATAAAACTCAAGGAAGAATTTGTGGTAAAACCCCAAATTATATTCCGCTTGATCGATGCCATGCCCATGCGCAGGGCGGAAATGCGAAAAAAGAATAGGCCCAATTAA
- a CDS encoding FAD-dependent oxidoreductase, whose amino-acid sequence MQTPKNIAIIGSGLVGSLLSIYLKKHGHKVTIFDRRPDIRTVQFSGRSINLAMSNRGWKALAEIGLEEEVKKIAIPLYQRALHVNDSPLYFQKYGKENEAIWSISRGRLNRKMIDLAEGFGVDFRFNEKVWDIELPEAKIYTGKSEKSKWKEYKFDIVFGCDGAFSRIRHKMQRRSRFDYSQDFIDVGYKELTIPPNEDGSHRLDKNSFHIWPRGKFMLIAMPNIDGSFTCTLFLPFEGEVSFENITSKGEAKAFFKKYFPNVRKEIEGLTKSFMKNPTSAMVTMKCYPWTYWDKVALVGDAAHAVVPFYGQGMNAGFEDISVLNHLMEELGDDWEAIFERYQKERKPNADAIAELSYRNFVEMSSKTADLNFMLQKKIEKRFAQKHPDKWIPVYSRVTFSDRPYTEALAIGDHQEHIMQEIMQMPSIQKIWDSDQVEQRMLQLLGY is encoded by the coding sequence ATGCAGACACCCAAAAACATAGCAATAATTGGTTCAGGATTGGTTGGTTCCCTATTGTCCATCTACCTTAAAAAGCATGGCCATAAGGTCACCATATTTGACAGAAGGCCGGACATTAGAACAGTTCAGTTTTCGGGTCGTTCCATAAATTTGGCTATGAGTAATAGGGGTTGGAAGGCGTTGGCGGAAATAGGTCTGGAAGAAGAGGTAAAGAAGATTGCGATTCCGCTATATCAAAGGGCCCTACATGTTAATGATTCGCCCTTGTACTTTCAAAAATACGGTAAGGAAAATGAGGCAATTTGGTCCATTTCAAGAGGTAGGCTTAACCGAAAAATGATCGATTTGGCCGAAGGATTTGGGGTAGATTTTCGATTTAATGAAAAAGTATGGGACATTGAACTTCCAGAAGCCAAGATTTATACCGGTAAATCCGAGAAAAGCAAGTGGAAGGAATACAAGTTTGATATCGTTTTCGGTTGTGATGGTGCCTTTTCAAGGATCAGGCATAAGATGCAGCGGAGGAGTCGATTTGATTATTCCCAGGATTTTATCGATGTCGGTTATAAGGAATTGACCATTCCGCCAAATGAAGATGGCTCCCATAGGTTGGATAAAAACTCCTTTCATATATGGCCCCGAGGTAAATTTATGCTTATTGCCATGCCCAATATTGATGGGAGTTTTACCTGTACACTGTTTCTGCCGTTTGAAGGCGAGGTTTCTTTTGAAAATATCACTTCCAAAGGTGAGGCAAAAGCTTTTTTTAAAAAGTACTTCCCCAACGTGCGGAAGGAAATTGAGGGTTTGACCAAAAGTTTCATGAAGAACCCTACCAGTGCCATGGTTACCATGAAATGCTACCCTTGGACCTATTGGGACAAAGTTGCTTTGGTTGGTGACGCTGCCCATGCCGTGGTGCCATTTTACGGTCAGGGAATGAATGCGGGTTTTGAAGATATCAGTGTTTTGAACCATTTAATGGAGGAATTGGGGGATGATTGGGAAGCCATTTTTGAACGCTACCAAAAAGAGCGCAAACCAAATGCGGATGCTATTGCAGAGTTAAGTTATCGCAACTTTGTTGAAATGAGCAGTAAGACTGCAGATTTGAATTTTATGCTCCAAAAAAAGATTGAAAAGCGCTTTGCCCAAAAACATCCGGACAAATGGATTCCTGTTTATAGCAGGGTTACTTTTTCGGATAGGCCATACACGGAGGCTTTGGCCATTGGGGATCACCAAGAGCATATAATGCAGGAAATAATGCAGATGCCCAGCATTCAAAAAATATGGGATTCCGATCAGGTGGAACAACGCATGTTGCAGCTATTGGGATATTAA
- a CDS encoding ClpP family protease has protein sequence MSSKKGKVQEQIQEKLLEERKVFLWGMVNDDSAKHVIDRLLYLDLQNTKEIQLIINSPGGYVTSGFAIYDTIKQIKSPVSTICSGLAASMGSILLSVGEKGRRFIQPHAKVMIHQPSGGAQGQASNIEIQAKEIIKTKEIGAKILADNCGQDFEKVMKDFDRDYWMDAKESVDYGIVDGILE, from the coding sequence ATGAGTTCTAAAAAAGGAAAAGTACAGGAACAGATTCAGGAAAAACTATTAGAGGAAAGGAAGGTGTTTTTATGGGGAATGGTGAATGATGATTCTGCTAAGCATGTGATTGATAGATTGTTATATTTAGACCTTCAAAATACCAAAGAAATTCAATTGATCATTAACAGTCCTGGAGGCTATGTTACCTCGGGCTTTGCCATATATGACACCATAAAGCAGATTAAAAGTCCGGTATCCACCATTTGCTCAGGTTTGGCAGCTTCAATGGGATCCATATTACTTTCGGTGGGGGAAAAGGGAAGACGGTTCATCCAGCCCCATGCCAAGGTAATGATTCACCAACCTAGTGGTGGAGCCCAGGGGCAAGCTTCCAATATTGAAATACAAGCCAAGGAAATTATTAAAACCAAGGAAATCGGAGCAAAAATCCTTGCCGATAATTGTGGTCAGGACTTCGAAAAGGTCATGAAGGATTTTGATCGCGATTATTGGATGGATGCCAAGGAGTCCGTGGATTATGGAATTGTGGACGGTATTCTGGAGTAG